The Caldicellulosiruptor changbaiensis genome has a segment encoding these proteins:
- a CDS encoding motility associated factor glycosyltransferase family protein, with product MEGNIFAKNLEVIKRRFKYIYEKLDKLNTANRIKENIKVISEVAKDSNIVLKVNIGSKEYYLSSKYKPVEEARKLVNAQDLKREGIKILFGIGNVYLIKELLNYMHEDGKLVIIEPYLDIFIKIIESIDITHILEDERVVIWIFDGDTESLGNMLDMYLDWTKTEKTKFILSPNYDKFSKEESTIVLKVIRDLLVDNKLTVNTILYFGKMWQENILKNLRYLLESSWINNFKDSFISLPAVIVSAGPSLNKNVHLLKQINDKAIILTGGRTLKILLEHDVKPDFVVTIDGSEKNYKLFENVDYSDIPLLYSPRTHYRILEQHKGKFKIMLNSDRFTYNLFMKYGIDTGFVGGGGSVSCFAFDIATKIFNCSPIIFVGQDLAYTNGLIHAIGAHDRLNEISVEDNPNLLYVDGVMGDKVVTDYALYNFLRWFERRIMYDNSGRLYINATEGGANIKGTIPMRLSEVIDSYFAQATSIEEKKREEIEKKFKIVDDNTRVEIIKELENINKDLSEILDKVNKALELNKRLLNGYDKSTLEELESIDNFLNEKFKEGSLLDDFLLSISYEVLNHEINYEIPEKANVDIVEKGEKLYKGIKKAIEYSLPILQESLKEIKSRPCY from the coding sequence ATGGAGGGAAATATTTTTGCAAAGAATTTAGAAGTTATTAAAAGGCGTTTTAAGTATATTTATGAGAAGTTGGATAAATTAAACACAGCAAACAGGATAAAGGAAAATATTAAAGTAATAAGTGAAGTTGCAAAAGATAGCAATATAGTTTTAAAGGTTAATATAGGTTCAAAAGAGTATTATTTGAGTAGCAAGTATAAGCCAGTAGAAGAGGCAAGAAAATTGGTTAATGCACAAGATTTAAAAAGGGAAGGAATTAAAATTCTTTTTGGAATAGGGAATGTTTATTTGATAAAAGAGTTATTAAATTATATGCATGAAGATGGAAAATTAGTGATAATTGAGCCTTATTTAGATATTTTTATTAAGATAATTGAATCAATAGATATTACACATATTCTTGAGGACGAAAGAGTTGTAATTTGGATTTTTGATGGAGATACAGAATCGTTAGGGAATATGTTAGATATGTATTTAGATTGGACAAAAACAGAAAAGACCAAATTTATTTTGTCTCCAAACTATGATAAGTTTTCAAAAGAAGAATCAACAATTGTTTTAAAAGTCATAAGAGATTTATTAGTTGATAATAAATTGACTGTAAACACAATATTATATTTTGGAAAGATGTGGCAAGAAAATATTTTGAAAAACTTACGATATTTATTAGAAAGCTCATGGATAAACAATTTTAAAGATTCTTTTATTTCATTACCAGCAGTAATAGTTTCAGCTGGGCCATCTTTAAATAAGAACGTACATCTTTTGAAACAAATCAATGACAAAGCCATAATCTTAACAGGAGGAAGAACTTTAAAAATACTTTTAGAACACGATGTAAAACCTGATTTTGTAGTTACTATTGATGGCAGTGAGAAGAATTATAAACTATTTGAAAATGTTGATTATTCAGATATTCCTCTACTCTATAGTCCACGGACCCATTATCGTATTTTAGAACAGCATAAAGGAAAATTTAAAATAATGCTTAATAGTGATCGTTTTACTTATAACCTGTTTATGAAATATGGTATAGACACTGGATTTGTAGGGGGAGGAGGTTCAGTTTCCTGTTTTGCATTTGATATAGCTACTAAAATTTTTAATTGTTCTCCTATAATTTTTGTAGGACAAGATTTGGCATATACTAACGGGTTGATTCACGCTATTGGAGCACATGATAGATTAAATGAGATAAGCGTGGAAGATAATCCCAACTTATTATATGTGGATGGAGTTATGGGAGATAAAGTAGTAACTGATTATGCATTGTATAACTTTTTAAGATGGTTTGAAAGAAGGATAATGTATGATAATAGTGGCAGATTGTACATAAATGCAACAGAAGGTGGGGCTAATATTAAAGGAACAATTCCGATGAGATTGAGCGAAGTAATAGATTCTTATTTTGCTCAGGCTACTTCAATTGAGGAAAAGAAAAGAGAAGAGATAGAGAAAAAATTTAAAATAGTGGACGACAATACAAGGGTTGAAATTATAAAAGAGTTAGAGAATATTAACAAAGATTTAAGTGAAATATTAGATAAAGTTAATAAAGCATTGGAATTGAACAAAAGACTTTTAAATGGATATGATAAATCTACATTAGAAGAATTAGAAAGTATTGATAATTTTCTGAATGAAAAATTTAAAGAAGGAAGTCTACTAGATGATTTTTTACTTTCAATTAGCTATGAGGTTTTAAATCATGAAATAAATTATGAAATACCAGAAAAGGCTAATGTTGATATTGTTGAAAAAGGTGAGAAATTGTACAAGGGAATTAAGAAAGCTATTGAGTATTCACTGCCTATTTTACAAGAGAGTCTAAAAGAAATAAAAAGTAGACCTTGTTATTAA
- a CDS encoding LegC family aminotransferase, with product MIPLCEPAIAGNEIKYISECIEKRWISTYGEFIKRFEEKFKEFLGVKHAIAVSSGTAALHLALRALNIGEEDEVIIPSLTFIATANAVKYVGAEPVFVDVKKDTFVLNVEKVEEMITPKTKAIIPVHLYGYAADMEKLRKIAEKYDLYIIEDATEALGTKFKGRYVGTFGEFGCFSFNGNKLITTGNGGMIVTNRDDLAEYVRYLSSQAKTMLSNNGFVHNEIGYNYRLPNLLAAFGLAQLEKLEEFLRAKRRNAEIYNLYLKDVKGVITPFDTEEVENSYWLYSIVVTENFGITRDELIDELKKHEIESRPFFQPIHLMRNFRNCKKSEMNNTEYLASHGINLPSSVSLEEKEIELICTIIKRYG from the coding sequence ATGATTCCATTGTGCGAACCTGCAATAGCTGGAAATGAGATAAAGTATATTTCAGAATGTATAGAAAAGAGATGGATATCTACATATGGAGAATTCATTAAAAGATTTGAAGAGAAGTTTAAAGAATTTTTAGGAGTAAAGCATGCGATTGCAGTAAGCAGTGGTACTGCAGCATTGCATTTAGCATTAAGAGCTTTAAATATAGGAGAAGAAGATGAGGTCATAATACCGTCACTTACATTCATAGCTACTGCTAATGCAGTGAAGTATGTTGGAGCTGAACCTGTTTTTGTTGATGTAAAAAAGGATACTTTTGTTTTAAATGTAGAGAAAGTTGAAGAGATGATAACTCCTAAAACCAAAGCTATTATTCCTGTTCATTTATATGGCTATGCAGCTGATATGGAGAAATTAAGAAAAATTGCTGAGAAGTATGATTTGTATATTATAGAGGATGCCACTGAGGCTTTAGGGACTAAGTTTAAAGGAAGATATGTAGGGACATTCGGAGAGTTTGGTTGTTTTAGTTTTAATGGTAATAAGCTCATTACAACAGGGAATGGAGGAATGATTGTTACTAACCGAGATGATTTAGCTGAATATGTAAGGTATCTTTCTTCCCAAGCGAAGACAATGTTAAGTAATAATGGATTTGTTCACAATGAAATAGGTTACAATTATAGACTGCCTAATTTGCTTGCAGCTTTTGGTTTAGCCCAGTTGGAAAAACTGGAAGAATTTTTAAGAGCTAAAAGAAGGAATGCAGAGATATACAATTTATACTTGAAGGATGTAAAAGGGGTTATAACTCCGTTTGATACTGAAGAAGTGGAAAATTCTTATTGGCTTTATTCTATTGTTGTTACAGAAAATTTTGGTATTACAAGAGATGAACTAATAGATGAACTCAAAAAACATGAAATTGAAAGCAGGCCGTTTTTTCAACCTATTCATCTGATGAGAAACTTCAGAAATTGCAAAAAAAGCGAGATGAATAATACGGAATATTTAGCTTCACATGGCATTAATTTGCCCAGTTCAGTTAGTTTGGAAGAAAAAGAAATAGAACTTATTTGCACTATTATAAAAAGATATGGTTGA